A region of the bacterium BMS3Abin14 genome:
AGGTACTTTCGCGCTAAAAACACCGTTCTCGCCGGTCCTTACCCTGGACACGTAGTCCGGTCCCCTTTCAAGTGTGCCGGGATAAAAATATACATAGGCGCCGCCTTCGGGCCGACCAAGATATACGACCTTCCCGGTGACATCGGTCCCTTGCCGAAGCAGCCCGCCTGTTTTGCCGCGGTCGCCCATATCGATAGTTACGGAGATGGCTCCGCCTGATACAACCGTAATGGGGTCAGGCCCGCTGGCGCCATAGAGCATACCCGCCGCCCCACCGCCGTTGGGCCTCTTCCTGGCGGTAAGATAGTACGCACCTGGAGGCAGCGAAAGGATGAAGGCGCCTTCCTCACCGCTGGTGGTGGATGCAACCGGCTTTGCGGCGTTCTCCGGCGGGGCATTGAAAGCCTCCAGGTAAGCTCCCGCCATGGCGGATCCATTATACCGGACGACCCCCTCGATCCCGCTTCGCCCCGCGTATCCGGGGACAGCATAGAGGAAAAGGAGGACCAAGGAGATAAATGCAGATATAAAAGATCGCATAAAAAAGCGGGGGGGCAAGCCCCCCCGCCCCCTCAGCACGGATGTACGCTGCTGGTCCCCACCAGGCGGGGCCTGATATAACGAACCTTTCTCATGACATTACCTCCTTTCGTGCACCGTCCCCCAACCGACCCAGATGAAGCAGAAGGGGA
Encoded here:
- a CDS encoding nickel uptake substrate-specific transmembrane region, with product MPPRFFMRSFISAFISLVLLFLYAVPGYAGRSGIEGVVRYNGSAMAGAYLEAFNAPPENAAKPVASTTSGEEGAFILSLPPGAYYLTARKRPNGGGAAGMLYGASGPDPITVVSGGAISVTIDMGDRGKTGGLLRQGTDVTGKVVYLGRPEGGAYVYFYPGTLERGPDYVSRVRTGENGVFSAKVPPGYYSIKVRFAEGGDGMGTVRKEDKIGEYPGNPLEVGSEATGLGTIVLRDVDQAAWEKYHWAAGEGRIIIHGLVTDEDGGLVEGVHAFLYSDRKMVGKPAAISAPTGPDGLFEIAAQRPGLYYLGVRSRFGGPVEPGELMGAYDASGIKPVELGAGRQVKSYDIVVREVW